One Channa argus isolate prfri chromosome 15, Channa argus male v1.0, whole genome shotgun sequence DNA segment encodes these proteins:
- the map2k4a gene encoding dual specificity mitogen-activated protein kinase kinase 4a isoform X4 yields MATPSPNNSTTPSSNNAGSATYLQHQSQAQHITTMSSVQGKRKALKLNFANPPIKPATRFTLNTAGPPFQNPHIERLRTHSIESSGKLKISPEQHCDFTAEDLRDLGEIGRGAYGSVNKMVHKPSNQIMAVKRIRSTVDEKEQKQLLMDLDVVMRSSDCPYIVQFYGALFREGDCWICMELMATSLDKFYKFVYCSLDDVIPEEILGKITLATVKALNHLKENLKIIHRDIKPSNILLDRNGNIKLCDFGISGQLVDSIAKTRDAGCRPYMAPERIDPSASRQGYDVRSDVWSLGITLYELATGRFPYPKWNSVFDQLTQVVRGDPPQLNNSDERRFSPKFITFVNLCLTKDESKRPKYKELLKDPFIQIYEERSVDVAGYVSRLLDQMPSSPISPMYMD; encoded by the exons GTAAACGCAAAGCCCTGAAGCTTAACTTTGCCAACCCTCCGATCAAACCTGCGACTAGATTCACGCTCAACACGGCGGGGCCGCCCTTTCAAAATCCGCACAT agagAGGCTGAGAACACACAGCATCGAATCATCAGGAAAACTGAAGATTTCCCCGGAGCAGCATTGTGACTTCACAGCCGAGGATCTCAGAGATTTGGGTGAGATTGGCCGAGGGGCATATGGCTCCGTCAACAAGATGGTGCATAAACCAAGTAACCAGATCATGGCGGTCAAG agAATTCGGTCAACGGTTGATGAAAAAGAACAGAAGCAGCTGCTGATGGACCTAGATGTGGTCATGAGAAGTAGTGATTGTCCTTACATCGTGCAGTTTTATGGGGCTCTGTTCAGAGAG GGTGACTGTTGGATTTGTATGGAACTTATGGCTACCTCCTTAGacaaattttacaaatttgTATATTGCTCATTAGATGACGTGATTCCAGAAGAAATCTTAGGAAAAATAACACTAGCT ACTGTGAAAGCACTTAACCACTTAAAAGAAAACTTGAAAATAATACACCGAG ATATTAAGCCCTCAAACATCCTCTTGGACAGAAACGGTAACATTAAACTATGCGACTTTGGTATCAGCGGTCAGCTGGTGGATTCCATTGCCAAAACCAGAGATGCAGGGTGCAGGCCATACATGGCG CCAGAGAGAATAGATCCCAGTGCATCCAGGCAAGGCTATGATGTCCGCTCAGATGTTTGGAGTTTGGGAATAACGCTG TATGAACTGGCCACAGGACGGTTTCCTTACCCAAAGTGGAACAGTGTTTTTGACCAGTTGACCCAAGTGGTGAGAGGAGACCCACCACAACTCAACAACTCAGATGAGAGACGCTTCTCACCCAAATTCATCACCTTTGTCAACTTGTG CCTTACAAAGGATGAATCAAAAAGGCCAAAGTACAAGGAGCTACTG AAAGATCCATTCATTCAGATCTATGAAGAGCGCTCGGTCGACGTAGCTGGTTACGTCAGCAGGCTCCTGGATCAGATGCCATCTTCTCCAATCTCCCCTATGTATATGGACTGA
- the map2k4a gene encoding dual specificity mitogen-activated protein kinase kinase 4a isoform X5 produces the protein MMLNDGKRKALKLNFANPPIKPATRFTLNTAGPPFQNPHIERLRTHSIESSGKLKISPEQHCDFTAEDLRDLGEIGRGAYGSVNKMVHKPSNQIMAVKRIRSTVDEKEQKQLLMDLDVVMRSSDCPYIVQFYGALFREGDCWICMELMATSLDKFYKFVYCSLDDVIPEEILGKITLATVKALNHLKENLKIIHRDIKPSNILLDRNGNIKLCDFGISGQLVDSIAKTRDAGCRPYMAPERIDPSASRQGYDVRSDVWSLGITLYELATGRFPYPKWNSVFDQLTQVVRGDPPQLNNSDERRFSPKFITFVNLCLTKDESKRPKYKELLKDPFIQIYEERSVDVAGYVSRLLDQMPSSPISPMYMD, from the exons GTAAACGCAAAGCCCTGAAGCTTAACTTTGCCAACCCTCCGATCAAACCTGCGACTAGATTCACGCTCAACACGGCGGGGCCGCCCTTTCAAAATCCGCACAT agagAGGCTGAGAACACACAGCATCGAATCATCAGGAAAACTGAAGATTTCCCCGGAGCAGCATTGTGACTTCACAGCCGAGGATCTCAGAGATTTGGGTGAGATTGGCCGAGGGGCATATGGCTCCGTCAACAAGATGGTGCATAAACCAAGTAACCAGATCATGGCGGTCAAG agAATTCGGTCAACGGTTGATGAAAAAGAACAGAAGCAGCTGCTGATGGACCTAGATGTGGTCATGAGAAGTAGTGATTGTCCTTACATCGTGCAGTTTTATGGGGCTCTGTTCAGAGAG GGTGACTGTTGGATTTGTATGGAACTTATGGCTACCTCCTTAGacaaattttacaaatttgTATATTGCTCATTAGATGACGTGATTCCAGAAGAAATCTTAGGAAAAATAACACTAGCT ACTGTGAAAGCACTTAACCACTTAAAAGAAAACTTGAAAATAATACACCGAG ATATTAAGCCCTCAAACATCCTCTTGGACAGAAACGGTAACATTAAACTATGCGACTTTGGTATCAGCGGTCAGCTGGTGGATTCCATTGCCAAAACCAGAGATGCAGGGTGCAGGCCATACATGGCG CCAGAGAGAATAGATCCCAGTGCATCCAGGCAAGGCTATGATGTCCGCTCAGATGTTTGGAGTTTGGGAATAACGCTG TATGAACTGGCCACAGGACGGTTTCCTTACCCAAAGTGGAACAGTGTTTTTGACCAGTTGACCCAAGTGGTGAGAGGAGACCCACCACAACTCAACAACTCAGATGAGAGACGCTTCTCACCCAAATTCATCACCTTTGTCAACTTGTG CCTTACAAAGGATGAATCAAAAAGGCCAAAGTACAAGGAGCTACTG AAAGATCCATTCATTCAGATCTATGAAGAGCGCTCGGTCGACGTAGCTGGTTACGTCAGCAGGCTCCTGGATCAGATGCCATCTTCTCCAATCTCCCCTATGTATATGGACTGA